ACGCTCCTCTTGTAGGGGTCAACGTTGTCGTAACTGAAGGGGTAGGCCCATTTATCGGCCAAAAAGACGCTCTCCGGGTTTACTCTCCTCGGCTTTCCCCAGTTTTCAGGCTCGCGATATGCTAAAAGCTCGTAGGTGAAGCGCTTGAGTTGATAGCCTATCGAGGCGAGGGCGCCTATTATTCCCCTCCCGAGCTTGAACTTGAAAACCTCAGCCCCAACCCTTCTGGCGACTTCCTCTGCCTCTTCAATCGTAACGTGCTCCCGTAGGGCTTTAAGTGAGAACTCGCGGAGCTCCCCCGGAACTTTCCCTTCGAGGAAAGCCACGCCGGGGTTCGTGTTCTCGTGCTCAAAATCGGCGAGCTGGTTGACGTAGAACAGAACGAGGTTCTTAATCTCGGAAATATCCTCCTCGTCCGCCTCAAAGCTCATCGTCACTGCTCCATTACCGCGCGTCTTGTACGGGATATTGGGGTTGAGCCTTATCAGCCTCGGCAGGTCGATAGGCTCGGCTATCCTTGAGAGTTCCCGGTAGAGGAGCGCGCCGAGGTAAGTGGTGCACATGCCGTTGGGTGAGTCAGTGTCGTCGATTCCGATGTGGAGGAGCATGGTTTAAGAACCGAGGCTTGGTTTAAAAACCAAACGCAATGATGGCCACCGCAAGGGACAGGAGGAAGTACGGGACCGAATACCTGTGGAAGTCCTTTACTGAAATTCTGGCTATTCTAATCGCTATAAGGTTTGCGAAGGAGCCCACTACGAGCCCGTTTCCCCCGGCATTTACCCCAACCGCGAGGGGAAGCCATTGTGGAGTTGAGTTCAGAAAGACCACCGTCGCGGGAACGTTGCTGATTACCTGACTCAGGCCAGCAGAGGCGAGAATTAAACTCACTCCACCCGTGGGGAGATAGATTCTGGAACTCTGAAAGAGAACCGACAGTTCATTGAAATCCGCGAAGATAAAGACAAACGTCAGAACGAGGGCCCAGTCAAAGCCGAGGAGAACTCCCCTTTCAAACACAAGGAACACCGCCAGCGTGATGAGAAGCGCGAGGTAATGCCTTCCAGTTTCGCCGAGGTAAACGTTTGTGATGAGAAGTAAGAGCGAAATCAGGAACGTATCCTTTCGAAAAGATACACTGGGAATCGACTCAATCGTTAACCTCTCCTCGCTCCCGCCAAGAACAAACGTCAGGAGGATTCCAAGCCAGAGGAGAACGAAGGGAAGCATTCCCAACGTAAAGGCCGTGAAGCCGAGTCCATACCTATGCCAGATTATCACGTTCTGAGGGTTGCCTATTGGTGTTAGCGCGGAACCTACGTTCGCCGAGATTGCGGAGAGCGTTACCGCTTTGGCCTTGTTCATGCCCGATAGCTCGGACAGAACCACAACAAGGGGGATAAAAACTAGCATTGAAGTATCGTTCATTATGAAGGCTGAGGAAACTGCTATACTCGGCAGGAGAAAGAACAGGAGCCTTTTGCCCGAGCCCCTGGATTTCCTCACGAGTTTCGGAGCAATCTTTCCAAATATCCCCGAAAGTTCCAGCCCCTTGGACGTTATTATCAACGCCGTTATCAGGCTTAAACTCCCCCAGTCCACCAGCCCGACCGTTTTCTCTGGGAGCGAGCTATCAAGGAGCATCAGCAGTAGGTAGAGAACGAGGAGAACCGTCAGGAACCATTCCCTTGCTATGAGCCCTCTCAGCTTAGAGACCGTGTCTCCTTACCTCCTCGGTGAGGTGATAGTCGGGAATCAGCTCTTTTCCATCCCTCGAAACGCGGGCGTGGAGAATTATAAACCCTCTCCACGCAACCGGAACCACCCAGCAGTCCTCAGGTTCCCTGAACTCCGCACCATCGAGAACTCTGGCCTCTTTCAGGGCATTTTCAACACTTTCCCTGGCGCCTTCTGGAGAGGGCTCGGTGTGCGGGGGAGCCCCCTTGGGGGAAGGATTTCCCGTTCTGGGATCGTAGTGAACCCTGTCTATGGCAAAGTCGAGGTAGAGAACCGGAACGTCCACGTGGTCCGGATGAATTATCGGTTTCCCGGCCCTGAAGAGGGGAAGGGCCTCTTTAACCAGCTCTATGGCCTTTTGGGCATCCTCGGGCTTTAAAGCCCTGCTTTCCCTGAGGGGGCCACGCCTTATCGGGGGAAAGGGGGCGTTCATTCCTTACCACCTTTTACCACACCTGATACTCAACCCATCCTAAAAAGATTGCTGAAAAACTAAAAAATCTAATGAAACGTTGCTTCTGCGATTTTCTTCACGGCATTTATGTATCCCTGCCAGTCCATTGCCTGAAGTGATGCGGGGTGGAAGTACCTGTCTATCACAACCGGCGCGAAGAGGCCGAGGCCGATAACAAGGATTGCCAGGACAAGGCTTATCAACGCCAGCCCCCACGCCTCATCGCGCTCCTCACCCTCTTCGTGTCCGTGATGGTCTTCCACGGCCCTTCCACGCCACAGGGTTACGAAGAGCCTGA
This genomic stretch from Thermococcus sp. harbors:
- a CDS encoding SLC13 family permease, which encodes MRGLIAREWFLTVLLVLYLLLMLLDSSLPEKTVGLVDWGSLSLITALIITSKGLELSGIFGKIAPKLVRKSRGSGKRLLFFLLPSIAVSSAFIMNDTSMLVFIPLVVVLSELSGMNKAKAVTLSAISANVGSALTPIGNPQNVIIWHRYGLGFTAFTLGMLPFVLLWLGILLTFVLGGSEERLTIESIPSVSFRKDTFLISLLLLITNVYLGETGRHYLALLITLAVFLVFERGVLLGFDWALVLTFVFIFADFNELSVLFQSSRIYLPTGGVSLILASAGLSQVISNVPATVVFLNSTPQWLPLAVGVNAGGNGLVVGSFANLIAIRIARISVKDFHRYSVPYFLLSLAVAIIAFGF